The following are from one region of the Bradyrhizobium septentrionale genome:
- a CDS encoding arylsulfatase, whose protein sequence is MPLSALVSAPAVAQQPPQKPNILFIMGDDIGLYQPSIYHRGLMVGETPNIDRIGNEGAIFTHYYAEQSCTAGRNAFFTGMHPLRTGMIPPQLPGSPSYLRPGTPALAKFLLDLGYNTGEFGKNHLGDHTDALPTAHGFQEFWGYLYHLDAMQGVSFPDINKTPTQQTVAPPCKNTPIPGLAEVPGAVDPKTSAVCLTPPRPVLACKSSDGTAKNMTCEDQGPLTLERSKGVDEEISAKVVDFLDRNDPKKTNKPFFAWYNPARMHITTVLNDKYAGMIGEAGGKDWGLNEAGMKQLDDNIGVVMKKLQDMGQLDNTIIVFTTDNGAETITFPDGGTTPFKGGKLSTWEGGMRAPALIRWPGVIKPGTIKNDIFASLDWLPTFVNIAGGAKGDALKKQIEAGSYPGIVKTTLDGVDQVEYLSGRSEKSARDTFFYYSGKDPSAVRYKNWKIYFTMVSDAPSGFIAGALPYHWAQVVNIKRDPFETSIGSQFKTLMGQGGTIGSPSTAYVYDWNMLPIGQALWLKELESYIPYPPLQDPASYNLEQVLQQVKQAKVAGRSD, encoded by the coding sequence ATGCCACTGTCCGCACTGGTCAGCGCGCCGGCGGTGGCGCAGCAACCGCCACAGAAACCCAATATCCTATTCATCATGGGTGACGACATCGGCCTCTACCAGCCAAGCATCTACCATCGCGGCTTGATGGTCGGCGAGACGCCCAACATCGATCGCATCGGCAATGAAGGCGCGATCTTCACGCATTACTACGCAGAGCAGAGCTGCACCGCCGGCCGCAACGCCTTCTTCACCGGCATGCATCCATTGCGCACGGGTATGATTCCTCCGCAGCTTCCCGGCAGTCCGTCCTATCTGCGGCCCGGTACGCCGGCGCTTGCCAAGTTCCTGCTCGATCTCGGCTACAACACCGGCGAGTTCGGCAAGAACCATCTCGGCGATCATACCGACGCGCTGCCGACCGCGCACGGCTTCCAGGAATTCTGGGGCTACCTGTATCACCTCGACGCGATGCAGGGCGTGAGCTTCCCGGACATCAACAAGACGCCAACCCAGCAGACGGTTGCCCCGCCATGCAAGAACACGCCGATCCCGGGTCTTGCGGAAGTACCGGGCGCAGTTGATCCGAAAACGTCGGCGGTTTGCCTGACGCCGCCGCGACCCGTGCTGGCGTGCAAGTCCTCTGACGGTACCGCCAAAAACATGACATGCGAGGACCAGGGTCCGCTGACACTGGAGCGATCGAAGGGCGTCGATGAGGAAATCTCGGCCAAGGTCGTTGACTTTCTCGATCGCAACGACCCCAAGAAGACCAACAAGCCGTTCTTCGCCTGGTATAATCCGGCCCGCATGCACATCACGACCGTGCTAAATGACAAATACGCAGGCATGATCGGCGAGGCAGGCGGCAAGGACTGGGGCCTCAACGAGGCCGGCATGAAGCAGTTGGATGACAACATCGGCGTTGTCATGAAGAAGCTCCAGGACATGGGCCAGCTCGACAACACGATCATCGTGTTCACGACCGATAACGGCGCCGAGACCATCACCTTTCCCGACGGCGGCACCACTCCGTTCAAGGGCGGCAAGCTGAGCACCTGGGAAGGTGGCATGCGCGCTCCGGCGCTCATTCGCTGGCCGGGGGTCATCAAGCCCGGCACCATCAAGAACGACATCTTCGCTTCGCTCGACTGGCTGCCCACGTTTGTCAATATCGCGGGCGGCGCAAAAGGAGACGCGCTGAAGAAACAGATCGAGGCCGGAAGTTATCCCGGCATCGTCAAGACGACGCTCGATGGCGTCGATCAGGTTGAATATCTTTCGGGGCGTTCGGAAAAGTCGGCGCGCGACACCTTCTTCTACTATTCGGGCAAGGACCCGTCAGCGGTCCGCTACAAGAACTGGAAGATCTACTTCACGATGGTGTCCGACGCGCCGTCGGGCTTTATTGCCGGAGCGCTTCCTTATCACTGGGCCCAAGTCGTCAATATCAAGCGTGATCCGTTCGAGACCTCGATCGGTTCACAATTCAAGACGCTCATGGGCCAGGGCGGCACAATCGGCTCCCCTTCGACCGCCTACGTCTATGACTGGAACATGCTGCCCATCGGCCAGGCGCTTTGGCTGAAGGAGCTTGAGAGCTATATTCCGTACCCGCCGCTGCAGGACCCGGCGAGCTACAACCTCGAGCAGGTGCTGCAACAGGTCAAGCAGGCCAAAGTGGCCGGTCGCAGCGACTAG
- a CDS encoding formylglycine-generating enzyme family protein, producing MICIPGGTFRMGSDKHYPEEAPAHRVTVDGFWMDRHPVTNKQFRKFVKATGHVTVAEIAPDPRDYPGILPHMVYAGSLMFLPPGHPVSLRDFSQWWTFAKGADWRHPYGPNSNIHALDDHPVVHVAFNDALAYAQWAGKELPTEAEWEFAARGGLDDAEYAWGDEFMPHGHQMANTWQGDFPHQNTSADGFERTSPVTAFPPNGYGLYDMIGNVWEWTTDWYSPKHQADAPKACCIPENPRGGREADSYDPRTTNVKIPRKVIKGGSHLCAPNYCRRYRPAARHAEPVDTSTSHLGFRCIRRGATDPS from the coding sequence ATGATCTGTATACCCGGCGGGACATTCCGCATGGGATCGGACAAACATTATCCAGAGGAGGCGCCGGCACATCGGGTGACTGTCGACGGCTTCTGGATGGATCGCCATCCCGTCACAAACAAACAGTTCAGAAAGTTCGTCAAGGCGACAGGTCACGTTACTGTGGCCGAGATTGCGCCCGACCCGAGAGACTATCCCGGGATCCTGCCGCATATGGTCTATGCGGGCTCACTGATGTTCTTGCCGCCGGGACATCCGGTCAGCCTACGCGACTTCAGCCAGTGGTGGACCTTTGCCAAGGGTGCTGACTGGCGCCATCCCTACGGACCGAATAGCAACATCCATGCGCTCGACGATCATCCCGTCGTGCACGTGGCCTTCAACGACGCGCTTGCCTACGCGCAATGGGCTGGCAAGGAATTGCCGACCGAAGCGGAATGGGAGTTTGCGGCGCGCGGCGGGCTCGACGACGCCGAGTATGCGTGGGGCGACGAATTCATGCCGCACGGCCATCAAATGGCCAACACCTGGCAGGGTGATTTTCCGCACCAAAACACCAGTGCCGACGGTTTCGAACGTACCTCGCCGGTCACCGCATTCCCGCCGAACGGCTACGGCCTTTACGACATGATCGGCAACGTCTGGGAATGGACAACCGACTGGTATTCCCCAAAGCATCAGGCAGATGCTCCGAAGGCTTGCTGCATTCCGGAGAACCCGCGCGGCGGCCGCGAGGCCGACAGCTACGACCCCAGAACCACCAATGTGAAGATTCCACGAAAGGTCATCAAAGGCGGCTCGCATTTGTGCGCGCCGAACTACTGCCGACGCTACCGGCCGGCAGCGCGCCATGCGGAGCCGGTCGATACTTCCACCAGTCACCTTGGCTTTCGATGCATCAGGCGAGGAGCCACTGACCCATCATAA
- the ilvD gene encoding dihydroxy-acid dehydratase, translated as MDAKTNIKGRLPSRHVTEGPQRAPHRSYLYAMGLTTAQIHQPFVGVASCWNEAAPCNISLMRQAQAVKKGVASAGGTPREFCTITVTDGIAMGHDGMRSSLPSRECIADSVELTVRGHSYDALVGLAGCDKSLPGMMMAMVRLNVPSIFIYGGSILPGNFRGQPVTVQDMFEAVGKHSVGAMSDEDLDEIERVACPSAGACGAQFTANTMATVSEAIGLALPYSAGAPAPYEIRDSFCSAAGEKVMELIEKNIRPRDIVTREALENAAAVVAASGGSTNAALHLPAIAHECGIKFNLFDVAEIFKKTPYVADLKPGGRYVAKDMFEVGGIPLLMKTLLDNGHLHGNCLTVTGRTIAENLKSVKWNPHQDVVRPADNPITVTGGVVGLKGNLAPEGAIVKVAGMSNLRFTGPARCFDREEDAFEAVQKRTYREGEVIVIRYEGPKGGPGMREMLATTAALTGQGMGGKIALITDGRFSGATRGFCIGHIGPEAAVGGPIGLLQDGDIIEIDAVAGTLNVKLSDAELANRKTKWAPRATNHTSGALWKYAEQVGPAVDGAVTHPGGAYEKQCYADV; from the coding sequence ATGGACGCCAAGACGAACATCAAGGGCAGGCTGCCGAGCCGTCACGTGACGGAGGGGCCGCAGCGCGCGCCGCATCGTTCCTATCTCTACGCAATGGGGCTGACGACAGCCCAGATTCATCAACCCTTTGTCGGCGTTGCTTCATGTTGGAATGAAGCCGCTCCCTGCAACATCTCGCTGATGCGCCAGGCGCAGGCGGTGAAGAAGGGCGTCGCCTCCGCCGGCGGCACCCCGCGCGAGTTCTGCACCATCACCGTCACCGACGGCATCGCGATGGGCCATGACGGCATGCGCTCGTCGCTGCCGTCGCGCGAATGCATCGCCGATTCGGTCGAGCTGACCGTTCGCGGCCATTCCTATGACGCCCTGGTCGGGCTCGCCGGCTGCGACAAGTCGCTGCCGGGCATGATGATGGCGATGGTCCGGCTCAACGTGCCGTCGATCTTCATCTATGGCGGCTCGATCCTGCCCGGCAACTTCCGCGGGCAGCCGGTGACCGTGCAGGACATGTTCGAGGCGGTCGGCAAGCACTCGGTCGGCGCCATGTCGGACGAGGACCTCGACGAAATCGAGCGGGTGGCGTGCCCGTCGGCCGGCGCCTGCGGCGCCCAGTTCACCGCCAACACCATGGCGACCGTTTCCGAGGCGATTGGCCTCGCGCTACCGTATTCTGCCGGGGCTCCGGCGCCCTACGAGATCCGTGACTCCTTCTGCTCCGCCGCAGGCGAGAAGGTGATGGAGCTGATCGAGAAAAACATCCGGCCGCGCGACATCGTCACCCGGGAAGCCCTTGAAAATGCTGCAGCCGTGGTTGCAGCCTCAGGTGGTTCGACCAATGCTGCACTGCACCTGCCGGCGATTGCCCATGAGTGCGGTATCAAGTTCAATTTGTTCGACGTTGCCGAAATCTTCAAAAAGACTCCTTACGTCGCGGATTTGAAGCCGGGCGGCCGTTATGTTGCCAAAGACATGTTTGAAGTAGGTGGCATTCCGCTGCTGATGAAGACGCTGCTCGACAATGGCCACCTGCACGGGAATTGCCTGACCGTCACTGGCCGAACGATCGCCGAAAACCTCAAAAGCGTGAAATGGAATCCGCACCAGGACGTGGTGCGGCCCGCCGACAATCCGATCACCGTGACAGGTGGCGTTGTCGGGCTGAAGGGTAATCTCGCTCCGGAGGGTGCGATCGTGAAGGTCGCGGGAATGTCCAACCTGAGGTTCACCGGTCCGGCCCGGTGCTTCGACCGCGAGGAAGACGCCTTCGAGGCGGTGCAGAAGCGCACCTACAGGGAAGGCGAGGTTATCGTGATCCGCTACGAGGGGCCGAAGGGCGGTCCCGGCATGCGGGAGATGCTGGCGACCACGGCGGCGCTGACCGGGCAGGGGATGGGCGGCAAGATTGCCCTGATCACCGATGGCCGGTTCTCCGGCGCCACCCGTGGCTTCTGCATCGGACATATTGGACCCGAAGCGGCCGTCGGCGGGCCGATCGGGTTGTTGCAAGACGGTGACATCATCGAGATCGATGCGGTTGCCGGCACCCTTAACGTAAAATTGAGCGACGCCGAACTCGCAAATCGTAAGACCAAATGGGCCCCTCGCGCGACGAACCATACATCTGGTGCGCTGTGGAAGTACGCCGAGCAAGTGGGGCCGGCGGTGGATGGCGCAGTCACCCATCCGGGTGGCGCGTACGAGAAACAGTGTTATGCGGACGTTTAG
- the xth gene encoding exodeoxyribonuclease III gives MRIATWNVNSVRQRIELLVSWLKECSPDIVCLQEIKCVDDAFPRLEVEALGYNVVTHGQKTFNGVALLSKLPFDETKSGLAGDDEDAHARFLEGVVTLKQGVVRVACLYLPNGNPANTDKYPYKLKWMSRLLEYTRERLKTEEPLILAGDFNVIPAARDVYNPAAWADDALFRPATREAFQSLLGLGLTDALRAVNDEPGQYTFWDYQAGAWQKNWGLRIDHLLMSPQASDRLIDVGIDSYVRAWEKPSDHVPVWADLDFETA, from the coding sequence CGTCAACTCGGTCCGGCAACGGATCGAGCTTCTGGTCAGCTGGCTGAAGGAGTGCTCCCCCGACATCGTCTGCCTGCAGGAGATCAAATGCGTCGACGACGCGTTTCCCCGGCTCGAGGTCGAGGCGCTCGGATACAATGTCGTCACCCACGGCCAGAAGACCTTCAACGGCGTCGCGCTGCTCTCCAAGCTGCCGTTCGACGAGACCAAGTCGGGCCTCGCCGGCGACGACGAGGACGCCCATGCCCGCTTCCTCGAAGGCGTCGTCACGTTGAAGCAGGGCGTGGTGCGGGTCGCGTGCCTTTATCTGCCCAATGGCAACCCCGCGAATACCGACAAATATCCCTACAAGCTCAAATGGATGTCGCGGCTTCTTGAGTACACGCGGGAGCGGCTTAAGACCGAGGAGCCGCTGATCCTGGCCGGCGACTTCAACGTCATTCCGGCAGCCCGTGACGTCTACAATCCGGCCGCCTGGGCCGACGACGCCCTGTTCCGCCCGGCCACCCGCGAGGCCTTCCAGTCGCTGCTCGGCCTCGGCCTCACCGATGCGCTGCGGGCGGTCAATGACGAGCCCGGCCAGTACACCTTCTGGGACTACCAGGCCGGCGCCTGGCAGAAGAACTGGGGCCTGCGCATCGACCACCTCTTGATGTCGCCGCAGGCAAGCGACCGGCTGATCGATGTTGGCATCGACAGCTATGTGCGTGCCTGGGAGAAGCCGTCCGACCACGTTCCGGTTTGGGCCGATCTCGATTTCGAGACCGCCTGA
- a CDS encoding tetratricopeptide repeat protein, whose product MRTFRRTIVALALGAIPMAGPGFGFDGAPVNPQDTVLPVVSPQPGTAGALKRATTPVTPAATSPTSSFSTLQYQAEGGHPVAQWKLGKMYAEGDGVIQDDMRAFEYFSRIANAHAEDSPSAPQASIVANAFVALGRYYLNGIPNSKVKADTERAREMFSYAASYFGNADAQYDLARLYLKTPDASRDDFRYGARWLGLAAQKGQHQAQALLGAMLFNGDRLPPQRARGLMWLTLARDSATPDEAWIKESYNRAIAKASEDDRAMALQMLEHWVQGRRD is encoded by the coding sequence ATGCGGACGTTTAGGCGTACGATAGTTGCGTTGGCGTTAGGGGCCATTCCGATGGCGGGCCCCGGATTCGGATTCGACGGTGCCCCGGTCAATCCCCAGGATACGGTCCTTCCGGTGGTTTCCCCGCAGCCGGGGACGGCCGGAGCGCTGAAACGGGCCACGACCCCGGTGACCCCGGCGGCGACCTCGCCGACCTCATCGTTCAGCACGCTGCAGTATCAGGCCGAGGGCGGCCACCCGGTGGCGCAGTGGAAGCTCGGCAAGATGTACGCCGAGGGCGACGGCGTCATCCAGGACGACATGCGCGCCTTCGAATATTTCAGCCGGATCGCCAATGCGCATGCCGAGGATTCGCCGTCGGCGCCGCAGGCCTCGATCGTGGCCAACGCCTTCGTGGCGCTCGGCCGCTATTATCTGAACGGCATCCCCAATTCCAAGGTGAAGGCGGACACCGAGCGGGCGCGGGAGATGTTCTCCTATGCTGCGTCCTATTTCGGCAATGCCGACGCCCAGTACGACCTTGCCCGGCTGTACCTGAAGACGCCGGACGCCTCGCGGGACGACTTCCGCTATGGCGCGCGCTGGCTCGGGCTCGCCGCCCAGAAGGGCCAGCATCAGGCGCAGGCGCTGCTTGGCGCGATGCTGTTCAACGGCGACCGGCTGCCGCCGCAGCGGGCACGCGGCCTGATGTGGCTGACGCTGGCTCGTGACAGCGCCACGCCGGACGAGGCCTGGATCAAGGAAAGCTACAACCGGGCGATCGCCAAGGCCTCCGAGGACGATCGCGCGATGGCGCTGCAGATGCTTGAGCACTGGGTGCAGGGGCGTCGCGATTAG
- a CDS encoding HAD family hydrolase: MKQIMRFPRLDRRALLSSLAMLPFLSAALRSTSAVAQTQTGPLPSWNEGPTKASIVDFVARVTESGGPYFVPPDQRIATFDNDGTLWIEQPMYVQLAFALDRVKVLAPMHPEWKDKQPFAAVLNGDLKAFAASGEKGVAELVAVTHAGMTTAEFEKIVIDWLATARDVRFKRPYTELVYQPMLELLAYLRANGFKTFIVSGGGIEFMRPWTETIYGVPPEQVVGSSIKTRYEMRDSTPVLFRLPEIDFIDDKSGKPIGINSHIGRRPIAAFGNSDGDLEMLQWATLGTSGARFGLIVHHTDAEREYAYDRQSHFGKLDVALDAAAVNRWTVVDMKKDWKRIFPFE, from the coding sequence ATGAAACAGATCATGCGGTTTCCACGCCTTGACCGTCGCGCGCTGCTCTCGTCTCTGGCGATGCTTCCGTTTCTATCTGCCGCTCTGCGTTCCACGTCCGCCGTGGCCCAAACGCAAACCGGTCCGCTGCCATCTTGGAATGAGGGCCCGACGAAAGCATCGATCGTCGATTTCGTCGCACGGGTCACAGAGAGTGGCGGGCCCTATTTCGTACCGCCCGATCAACGCATCGCGACCTTCGACAATGACGGGACGCTTTGGATCGAGCAGCCGATGTATGTGCAACTCGCGTTTGCGCTGGATCGCGTGAAGGTTCTTGCGCCCATGCATCCGGAATGGAAGGACAAGCAGCCCTTCGCGGCAGTCCTGAACGGCGACTTGAAGGCGTTCGCAGCTTCCGGCGAAAAAGGCGTAGCCGAGCTGGTGGCGGTGACTCACGCCGGCATGACGACAGCGGAGTTTGAGAAGATCGTCATAGACTGGCTTGCGACCGCGCGTGATGTTCGCTTCAAACGCCCCTACACCGAACTCGTTTATCAGCCCATGCTCGAATTGCTCGCTTACCTCCGCGCCAACGGCTTCAAGACCTTCATCGTGTCAGGTGGCGGCATCGAGTTCATGCGGCCATGGACCGAGACGATTTATGGAGTGCCTCCTGAGCAGGTCGTCGGATCGTCAATCAAGACCCGATATGAAATGCGCGACAGCACGCCGGTTCTATTTCGTTTGCCCGAGATCGATTTCATCGACGACAAATCCGGCAAGCCGATCGGGATCAATAGCCACATTGGCCGGCGTCCGATCGCCGCCTTCGGCAACTCCGATGGCGACCTCGAAATGCTGCAATGGGCGACGCTCGGTACCAGCGGCGCGCGGTTCGGCCTGATTGTCCACCATACCGACGCGGAACGCGAATATGCCTACGACCGCCAGTCGCATTTCGGCAAGCTCGACGTAGCGCTCGACGCGGCGGCGGTAAACAGATGGACCGTGGTCGACATGAAGAAGGACTGGAAAAGGATATTCCCGTTTGAATAG
- a CDS encoding arylsulfatase has translation MGDDIGWMQPRIYHQGLMVGETPNIDRIGQEGAKFMHYYAEQSCTAGRNAFLTGMNPLRTGMIPPQLPGSPTYLKPGTPTLAWFLRDLGYNTGEFGKNHLGDHTDALPTAHGFHEFWGYLYHLDAMQGVSFPDINKTPTQQTVAPPCRNTPIPGLAEVPGAVDPKMVTKTKTCLTPPRPVIWCKSSDGTAKNQTCQDQGPLTLERSKGVDEEISAKVIDFLDRNDPKKTNKPFFVWYNPARMHVTTVLNDKYMAMVGEPGGKDWGVNEAGMKQMDDNIGYVLQKLQEMGQLDNTIVAFTTDNGAETFTFPDGGVTPFKGSKMNTWEGGMRAPMVIRWPGVIKPGTVKDDIFASLDWLPTLVDIAGGPKGDGLKAQIEAGSYPGIVKTTLDGFNQRDYLEGKTEKSAREVFFYYSSAHPSAVRYKNWKMYFAIAPETATGFVNPGVQTQFVAGMVNLKRDPFETSWGTDKKAAFWFSGALAGPVTGYIYDWNLLPIGQALWLAELETYKAFPPMQDPASYNLDQVMEQLKKMPSHPSQ, from the coding sequence ATGGGCGACGACATCGGATGGATGCAGCCGCGCATCTACCATCAAGGGCTGATGGTGGGCGAGACCCCCAACATCGACCGCATCGGACAAGAGGGCGCCAAGTTCATGCACTACTACGCCGAGCAGAGCTGCACAGCGGGGCGCAACGCCTTCCTCACCGGCATGAACCCGCTGCGCACGGGCATGATCCCGCCTCAGCTGCCCGGCAGTCCGACCTACCTGAAGCCGGGCACACCGACGCTCGCTTGGTTCCTGCGCGACCTCGGTTACAACACCGGCGAGTTCGGCAAAAATCACCTGGGCGACCACACCGATGCGCTGCCGACCGCCCACGGCTTCCACGAGTTCTGGGGCTATCTATACCATTTGGATGCGATGCAGGGCGTGAGCTTCCCGGACATTAACAAGACCCCGACCCAGCAGACCGTTGCCCCACCCTGCAGGAACACACCGATCCCGGGTCTTGCGGAAGTGCCGGGCGCGGTGGATCCGAAGATGGTAACGAAGACAAAGACCTGCCTGACGCCGCCGCGTCCGGTCATCTGGTGCAAGTCCTCTGACGGCACGGCGAAGAACCAGACATGCCAGGACCAGGGCCCGCTGACCCTTGAGCGTTCGAAGGGGGTGGACGAGGAAATTTCGGCCAAGGTCATCGACTTCCTCGACCGCAACGATCCCAAGAAGACCAACAAGCCGTTCTTCGTCTGGTACAACCCGGCGCGCATGCACGTCACGACCGTGCTGAACGACAAGTACATGGCCATGGTCGGCGAGCCCGGCGGCAAGGACTGGGGCGTCAACGAAGCCGGCATGAAGCAGATGGATGACAATATCGGCTACGTGCTACAGAAGCTGCAGGAGATGGGTCAGCTCGACAACACCATCGTAGCGTTCACCACCGACAATGGCGCCGAGACCTTCACCTTCCCTGACGGCGGCGTCACGCCGTTCAAGGGCTCGAAGATGAACACTTGGGAAGGTGGCATGCGCGCGCCGATGGTTATCCGCTGGCCGGGCGTCATCAAGCCGGGCACGGTGAAGGACGATATCTTCGCGTCGCTCGACTGGCTGCCCACGCTCGTCGACATCGCCGGCGGCCCCAAGGGCGACGGCCTCAAGGCGCAAATCGAGGCCGGCAGCTACCCGGGCATCGTCAAGACCACGCTCGACGGTTTCAATCAGCGCGACTACCTGGAGGGAAAAACCGAGAAGTCCGCGCGCGAGGTCTTCTTTTACTATTCCAGCGCGCACCCGTCGGCGGTGCGCTACAAGAATTGGAAGATGTACTTCGCTATCGCGCCCGAAACTGCAACGGGCTTCGTGAACCCGGGAGTACAGACCCAGTTCGTGGCCGGCATGGTAAACCTCAAGCGCGATCCATTCGAGACGTCGTGGGGCACCGACAAAAAGGCGGCCTTCTGGTTCAGCGGCGCGCTCGCCGGGCCGGTCACAGGTTACATATACGACTGGAACCTGCTGCCTATCGGCCAGGCACTGTGGCTCGCGGAGCTTGAGACCTACAAGGCGTTTCCGCCGATGCAGGATCCGGCTAGTTACAACCTCGACCAAGTCATGGAGCAGCTCAAGAAGATGCCGAGCCACCCCAGCCAATAG